DNA sequence from the Arthrobacter sp. V1I9 genome:
GGTCCTAGATTTGCAGCCAGTTACCGGGGCAACCAGCTCCGGCCCAACCAGTGAAGCGAGGTGGCGCATGAGTTCGGCAGCAACTACGGCGGCGCAGTCAACACAATCAGCAACAGCACAGACAGCACAGACAGCACATCCGGCTGCCGGGCTGGCGCCGGACGCCACTGCAGCGGCGGCGGCTTTCGGGTCGGCCGGGGTTCCGCCGGAGGACGGGACGGCGCGGGTGGCCACCGATTACTCCGCTTACCGCGTGGTGGCCGCAAAGCATCCCAGGCGCTGGGTGGGTACCGCAGTGGTGGCGCTTGGCGTCCTTGCCGTCGCCTGGTCCCTGGCCACCAACCCCCGCTGGGAGTGGGGGGTCGTAGCGCAGTGGTTCACCGCCCAGTCCGTCATCAACGGGCTGATCGAGACCCTGAAGCTGACCGCGATATCCGGCATCCTCGGCTTCGTGCTGGGCTTCATCCTGGCGCTGATGCGGCTGTCCGCCTCGCCGCTGCTGGTCTCCGTTTCCTGGACGTTCTCCTGGATCTTCCGGTCCACACCGCTGCTGGTCCAGATGCTGCTCTGGTACAACCTGGGGTACCTGTACGAAAAAATCATCCTGGGCATCCCGTTCACCGACGTCCGGTTCTTCGAGGTGCAGACCACCACGCTGATCAGCCAGTTCGCTGCAGCTGTGCTGGGCCTGACCCTGAACCAGGCCGCGTATTCCGCGGAGATCATCCGGGGCGGCATCCTTTCCGTGGACCAGGGCCAGCTTGAGGCCGCCGCTGCGCTGGGCATCCCGGCCTGGCGGAGGTCCACCCGCATCGTCCTGCCGCAGGCCATGCGGGCCATCCTGCCTACCGCCTTCAACGAGATCATCGGCCTGGTCAAAGGCACGTCCATTGTGTACGTCCTGGCCTACTCCGAGCTGTTCTACACCGTGCAGGTCATCTACAACCGCACCCAGCAGGTCCTCCCGCTGCTCCTCGTGGCAACCCTCTGGTACGTGGTGATCACCTCCGTGCTCAGCGTCTTCCAGTACTACATCGAACGGCACTACTCCAAGGGCGCGGTGCGTAACCTGCCACTGACGCCCTTGCAGAAGGCCCGCAAATTCTTCGCCGCCCACGCCGTGGTCAACAACGCAGGGAACGCCCGATGAGCACCGCAACCACAACTGCCGAAGCACCGGCAACCACTGCTGCCACCCGCGGCCTGGTGGAAATCACCAAGGTCCACAAATCCTTCGGTGCCAACGAGGTGCTCAAGGGCGTCAGCGTCACCGTCGAGCCCGGCGGCGTGGCCGTCATCGTGGGCCCCTCCGGCTCCGGCAAGTCCACCCTCCTGCGCACCATCAACCACCTGGAAAAGGTGGACAGCGGCCACATCGCCATTGACGGCAAGCTGGTGGGCTACGAAGTCCGGGGCCGGAAGCTGCATGAGCTGCGGGAGAAGGAGATTCTTCGGCAGCGCACCGACATCGGGATGGTGTTCCAGAATTTCAACCTGTTCCCGCACCTCACCGCACTCGAAAACGTGGCCGAAGCTCCCGTCGTCGCCCTGCAACCCGGCAAAGGGCGCCGCACCAAGGAAGAAGCGCGGCGCCGCGGCCTGGAGCTGCTGGACCGGGTGGGCCTGAAGGACCGTGCCGGCGCCTACCCCCGCCAGCTCTCCGGCGGCCAGCAGCAGCGCGTGGCCATAGCCCGTGCCCTGGCGCTTGACCCCAAGATCCTGCTGTTCGACGAACCCACCTCGGCCCTGGACCCGGAACTGGTCAACGAAGTGCTGGACGTCATCCGTGAACTTGCGACATCCGGTACCACGCTGATCATCGTCACCCACGAGATGGGCTTCGCCCGCGACGTGGCGGACACCGTGGTGTTTATGGACCAGGGGCAGATCGTGGAGCAGGGTACCCCCGAGCAGATTTTTACCAACCCGCAGGAACCGCGCACCCGGAGCTTCCTCTCCAAAGTGCTCGAGCCGGCTTTCAACATCTAAAGGATTCATCCCATGGCATTTCCCACCGGCCCTTCGAGCCGCCCCCGCCGCACGCGTCTACTGGCGGCGCTGCCCGCCGTCGTCCTGCTGGCCGCAGCCGGCCTGTCCGCCTGCGCGGATCCCGGCGCAACAGCCGCCGGCACCTCCATCGGAGGAGCGCAGACGACGGCGGCACGCAACGGCGTCGTGTACAACACCTCCCCCGACCAGCAGCGCCTCCGCGCGGAGAAGGACGCAGCGCTCGCCGCCAAGGTTCCCGAACTGATCGGCAAGGACGGCAAACTGACCGTTGCCACCACGGCGGGTTCCATCCCGCTGTCCTTCCATGCCACTGATGACAAGACGCCCATCGGCTCCGAGCTGGACATCGCCCAGCTGGTGGCGGACAAGCTGGGCCTGGAGCTGGACGTCCAGGTGACGTCCTGGGAGAACTGGCCGCTGAAGACCCAGTCGGGCGACTTCGAGGCGGTGTTTTCCAACGTGGGCGTGAACAAGGACCGGGTGAAGCTGTTCGACTTCGCCAGCTACCGGGCGGCGTTTATGGGCTTTGAGGCCAAGAAGTCGGCCAGCTACGACATCAAGGGCGCCGATGACATCTCCGGGCTGAAGGTGTCCGTGGGGTCTGGGACCAACCAGGAGAAGATCCTGCTGGCGTGGAACAAGGAGCTGGAAAGCAAGGGCAAGGCGCCGGCCACCCTGCAGTACTACTCCTCTGACGCCGACACCATCCTGGCGCTGTCCTCGGGACGCACCGACCTTAACATCGCGCCCTACCCGTCCACCGTCTACCGCGAAAACACCCGGGACGACCTGAAAGTGGTGGGCAAGATCAACGCGGGGTGGCCGTCCGAAACCCTCGTGGCTGCCACGACCTTGCGGGGCAACGGGCTGGCGCCGGTGATCACGGAGGCCCTGAATGCCGCCATCAAGGACGGCTCCTACGCAGAGGTGCTGGAGCGCTGGGGCCTGTCCGAGGAAGCACTGCCGGACTCCAAAACCATCACCGAGGAGAACTTCGCCGCCACCCAGGCTGCTCCCACGAAGAATGAGAAATCCCGATGAAAGCGACTACAGCCAAGCCCACTGAAACCGCGCTTGGCTCCTTTGACGTTGAATGGCAGGAATGGCATTCGGCCCATGAACGCCACCGCGCCCACCCCCACGGCTTCCTTGCCGTCACCCACCTGCACTGGTTGATTGCCGAACCTGCCGCCCTGGACGGTGTGCCCGGAACCTGGAGCGCCATCAATGACGTTGTCACCGTGGTCCTGGAGCCCGGCGAGGTTCTGAAACTGGAGGGGCAGGTCCTGCCGGTGGGGGAAACGGTCATCGGCCCAATCGCCGAGCGCGGCGGCCTGAACCTCACCTCCGGCGACACCGTCATTGAGCTGGCCAAGCGCGGCGGCGAGTACATCGTGCGGCCGCGGAACCCGGGGAACGCATTGCTGCGCGCCTACCAAGGCACCCCGGCCTACTCGCCGGACGTTGCGTACGCCCTCCGTGGAACATATGTGCCGTTCGAGACGCCGCGCCCCACCACGGAGGGTGTCGCCGTCGAAGGCATCCAGCATGTCTACGAGGCACCCGGCGAAATCCGCTTCAAGCTGGCCGGCCAGGAGCTGGCACTGACAGCGTTCAACGGCCATGCACCCGGGTCACTCTCCTACGATCGTCAGGACCAGCAGTGAGCACAACGGAAAAGAACACCTCAGAAGCGCGACCGGCTGGATTCCTGGCAATCGAGCTCGACGGGGCCGGATGGAACGGCGGGGACTTCGCAACACTCGCCGAAGCCGTCCTCGCCGCCGAATCCGCGGGGTTCCACGTGGCCACGTTTACGGACTCACCGCTTCCGGGCCGGGCCAACGCCCTGCAGCGCGCAGCCTACGCCGGGCCGGTGACCCGGACCATCGCCCTGGTCCCCGAGGTGGACACGGTCTACACCGAGCCGTTCCACGTCTCCACCCAGCTCGCCAGCCTCGACTACGTCTCCGGCGGACGGGCCGGGTGGATCGCAACCGCAGCGGAATCACCCGAGGCGGCAGCCGCCGTCGGGCGTTCTTCCGTCAGCGGCACTGCGCTTGCTCAGGAAGCCGCCGCGTCAATTGAGGTGTCACGCCGGCTCTGGGACTCCTGGGAGGACGACGCCGTCATCCGCGACGTCGCCACCGGCCGGTACATCGACGTGGACAAGCTGCACTACGTCGATTTTGAGACCCCCGCCGATTTCCCCGGCGGCTATTCAGTCAAGGGACCGTCCATCATTCCAAGGCCCCTGCAGGGGCAGCCGCCGGTGCTTGCCGCGTCGTCATTGGTGGGCCACGGGCAGGTTTTGGCGAACGACGTGGATGCCGTGCTCGTCACCGCACCGACGCCCGAATTGCTCGCCGCCGAAGTCAGGGATGTCCGAAGCCGCCTTGGTGCGTCCGTGGCGATCATCGCCGAGCTCGACGTCGTGCTTGATGCCCGCGGGCAGGCTGCCGCAGAGCGCGTGGCCACTTCGGAACGTGGCCGCGCCCAGTACGCCGGCACTGCAGCCGGCCTCACGGACCTCCTCGAATCGCTGCTGGCGGAGGCCGACGGCGTCCGTCTCCACCCGGCGTCGCTCGCCTTGGAGCTGGACGAGCTTAGCCGGCTGGTCCTTCCCGAGCTTCGGCGCCGGGGCGCCCTCCGGCCGCCGGTGCAGGACGGCACCTTCCGCGACCTGCTGGGACTGACGCGCCCGGCCAGCCGCCACGCAGACTCAGCCGCGGCCGCAGCCGCCGGAAACTAAGGGGAAGACCATGACGCAGCACAGCAGTGCTAAATCCCACACGTTCACGCCGAGCGGCAAGATCCAGTTCGGGGTCTTTTTCCAGGGCGTCAACTCCGGCACCATCTGGAAGGCGGCCGAATCCGGCTCGCAGACCGACTTCGAATCATTCCGCCGAATCGCGCAGACCGCTGAGCGCGGGCTGTTTGCGGCCTTTTTCCTGGGGGAAGGCCTGCGCCTGCGCGAGCACCTGGGGCGCCCGCACGCGCTGGACGTAGTGGGAAGGCCGGACGCCCAGACCATGCTGGCCGCCCTGGCATCTGTCACCAAAAACATCGGCCTCGTGGCCACCCAGAACACCACCTACAACGATCCCGCGGACTTGGTGCACCGGCTCGCCTCCCTGGACCTCATCTCCGGTGGCCGTGCCGCCTGGAACATCGTGACCACGGACAACGCGTGGACCGGCGCCAACTTCCGGCGCGGGGGATACCTGGACCACGCCGACAGGTACAAGCACGCCGAAGCATTCGTTGAGACGGCCAAGCGCATCTGGGATTCCTGGGAAACCGCGGAAGGGCCGGGGCGCCGGGTGCGCCATGAAGGGCAGCACTACACTGTGGACGTGACGCCGCGGCTGCCCCGGAGCGCGCAGTACCGGCCTGTGCTGTTCCAGGCGGGTGACTCCCCGGAAGGCCGCGACTTCGCCGCCCGCCAGGCGGACGTCATCTTCTCGGCCCACCCGAAGTTCGAAGCCGCCGTGGAATTCCGCAAGGATCTCGTGGCACGCTCACTGGCTGCCGGCCGCGGTGCCAACGCCGTGCAGATCATGCCTGCAAGCGAATTCATCCTGGCACCCACCGCGCAGGAAGCTGCCGCAAAGAAGGAGTGGGTGCGCAGCCTGCAGATCGGCCCGCAGCAGGCCGTGGCGTACCTGGAGCAGTTCTGGGGCCGCGAGCTGTCCGGGTACGATCCGGACGGGCCCCTCCCGGAGATAGATCCCGTGGTGGAGGAAACCTCCGAGACCCGCGGCAGCGGCTTCCACGGAGCCAAGGCGAGGCAGTTGGGCGGACCAGTGGCGGGCGGAGGCCAAGGACAAGGGCCTCTCCATCCGCCAGTTTGTCACCTCCCGCACAGCACGCGTGGACGCCACCTTCACGGGTTCCTACTCGGGAGTGGCCGATCAATTGGCTGAATATGCGCGGGTTGGTGCGGTGGACGGTTTCAACATCTCCCCGTGGCTTATTCCCACCGGCCTGGACGACATCGTGAACCACCTGGTGCCGGAACTGCAGGAGCGCGGCGTCTACCCCACCGAGTACCGGGGCAGCACCCTGCGTGAAAACCTCGGGCTCGCGGCGCCGGTGCCTGCCGAGGCAGTCCGGGCATTATGAGCGCGGCCGGCTACAGGGAAAGGGACGACGGTACTGAGAGTGCAGTCGTCGACCCTTCCCTGGGGAGCGTCAGGCTGCAGCTGACTGTATGGGAGCTGCAGATCTAAGGTACTTTGGCCTCCGCTCGGTTTCGACTGACGCTGCCCGCAAGGCGAAGCCTGACGACCGATGCGCTCCGGCAGCCGTGCGCCCTGGCTGCGGCTATTGGTCCCGCTGCGGGGCGAACGCGATCTGCTCGGTGCGGGCAATACTTCTCTGGATGGCTGCCTTGTCTATGCCAAGAAGCGCGGTGAGCCACATGCCGTTTTGTACGATGACAATATCGGCTGCCCGTTCCCTGCATTGCTCCCATGGGAGCCCGGGGACGGCATTGGACACCAGCGAAGCGAGCCCGTCGAGATACCGGTCAAAAGCTGCAGCATTAATCTCTGCGTAGTCCTCATCGGCTTGCGCGAGGGCCCAAAGGTGCAGTCGCAGGGACAGGTACCGTGTGGTCAGCAGTTCGGTGCCCGCAACCCGCCGCAGGGCCTTGCGCAACTGTTCGTCCGGGGCCGACGATGGGTCTGGTGCGACCAGTTTAAGGTCGTGCTCGTCTACCCGGTGCAGGGCCGCCCGGATCTATTGGTCCCCATCTGGCCAGACTAGGGCCGAACCTGCCCGCCGTGCACTTTCAGGGTGGGTGGCAGGGCGGATTAGGTCATGGGCGGTTACGGTGAGTCTTGCCGAACCTCCGCCGGAGCCCATCCCAGGGCAGGACCCAACCTGCCGGCGATGTCGGTAAGGATCTGGAGGTAGTCCTCGTGGTCAAAGCTAAAGGGGAGTGCGAACGCCACCTCATCCACTTCCTGGAATCCTGCATGCGCGTACAGCTGCTCGGCAATTTGATCGCTGGTGCCGATGAGGTCCGGGGCGAACATCATGCCTTTTGGCCCCTGCGGCGCCCGTGTGCGGGGCGTGCGTTCCTCGACGTACCGCTGGTACTTCTCCCGCTGTCCCGGTGACGCCGAATCGGTGGGGATGACCACCAAGCCCTGCGACACACGGGCCGGTCCCTGCGCTTGGGCTGACGTTGCGGCGGCCTCACGGAAGGCACGAATCTGTGATTGCTGAACGAGGGCGAAGTCCGGTTCCTGATCCGCTTCGGGGAAGATCACACTGCTGGAGAGCAGGTTGAAACCATTCGCCCCGGCCCAGACGGCCGACTTCCAGCTGCCGGCCCCATACCAGAGGCGATCCCGCAGGCCCGGGGAGTGCGGCTCGACCCGGTTGGAGAATTCCTCCACCACACCTTGCCTGCCCGAAAAGTTCCGCACCCTTTCCCCTGCGACCAGACGTGCAAGGCGCTCCACGCGGGCGTAGCTGAAGTCCTCAAGTTCTGACGTGTCCGGGTACAGCTCGTGCTTCACCGTGTCGTAGTGCATTGGTTCCCCCACACTCAGCCCCGGATTGATGCGTCCCCCGGCGAGCAGGTCCACGGTGGCCAGGTCCTCGGCCAGGCGCAAGGGGTTTTCCCAGCCCAGCGGGGTGACGGCGGTTCCAAGCTCAATCCGGGAGGTGCGCTGGCTGGCGGCAGCCATCACCGCGATGGGGGAGGAGATCCCGAACTGCAGATGGCGGTGGCGCAGCCAGGCGCTGTCGAATCCAAGCTGCTCGCCGCGTTCGATGATCTGCAAAGTGGATTCGTGGCCCGAGGCGGGATCCGCCGGATCGAACAGGCCAATAGTGAGGAATCCAAGCTTGCGCAAGGGACGGGTGGGGTGGGGCATGGGGATCCTTGAAAGTCGGGGGTGCGGCTCCGTCTTAGAATATGCGCACGGACGTGGCGGTTCTGTTGCCAAAAGCGTGAAGGATCCCCGCCTTGCCGAAGTGAGGCGGGGATCCCTTCGTCGGCAGACTTCCCTACTGCTTGGGCAGGCCCGCCGGGTTCAATTCGGACTTCTGGATGGCCTCTGACGAGAGGCCCCAGCGGTCCAGGATCTTACTGTAGGTGCCGTTTTCAATCAGCTCATTCAGTGCGGCCTGGGCTGCGGCGGCCAGGCCATTGTCCTTCTTGGTGGTGAAGGCGATTTGTGCGGTCAGCGGCCAGCCGCCGTTGAGGGTGCCTACTTCCTTGCTCTTACCGTCCAGTGCGGCCTTGTAGGCGGCCCCGGCATTCGGTCCAAACGTCAGGTCCGCACGGCCGGACTGCAGGGCCAGCGTGGAGGCGGAATCGTCGTCGTAATACTGGAACTCAACCGGCTTCAGGCCGTTCTTCTTGTTCTCCTCGTCCCAGCGCACCAGGATGGCTTCCTGGTTGGTGCCGGAGCCAACAATGACGCGCTTGCCCGCAACATCCTTGGCCTCTTTGATCTCGCCGATGTCCGAATCGCTTTTCGCGTAGAAGCCCAGCAGGTCGTTCCGATAAGTGGCGAAGTCGAACTTTTCCTTGCGGGCTTCGGTGACAGTCACGTTGGACAGCACGGCTTCGTACTTCGCGGACTCAATGCCCAGGGGCCAGTCAGCCCAGGCCACGGGAAGGACCTCGACCTGCAGGCCCAACGTCTCGCCCACCGCGTAAGCGATGTCCACCTCGCTGCCGATCAGGGTCTTGTTGTCCGTGGCAAAGGTGCTGAGCGGGGCCGTGCCGCCAGTGCTGACAACCGTGAGCTTGCCATCGGCTTTGATGGTGTCCGGAACCAGAGCGGCGGCTCCGGAGTGGACCGAAACCTTGAAACGGTCCTGCTCCGGCGACAGGTTGAACGCCTTGCCTGCCGTGGCGGCGGAGGATCCCGACGTCGGTGCTGTCGCCGCCGTCGCGCCGGGGTCGGAGCAGGCAGTGAGCGCCAAGAGTGCCGTGATGGTGAGGGCGACGCCGGCTGGTTTTGCCTTGGGAAAGGCCATTTTTCCTCCTTGGAGGTAGGTAGCGGATG
Encoded proteins:
- a CDS encoding ABC transporter substrate-binding protein, producing MAFPKAKPAGVALTITALLALTACSDPGATAATAPTSGSSAATAGKAFNLSPEQDRFKVSVHSGAAALVPDTIKADGKLTVVSTGGTAPLSTFATDNKTLIGSEVDIAYAVGETLGLQVEVLPVAWADWPLGIESAKYEAVLSNVTVTEARKEKFDFATYRNDLLGFYAKSDSDIGEIKEAKDVAGKRVIVGSGTNQEAILVRWDEENKKNGLKPVEFQYYDDDSASTLALQSGRADLTFGPNAGAAYKAALDGKSKEVGTLNGGWPLTAQIAFTTKKDNGLAAAAQAALNELIENGTYSKILDRWGLSSEAIQKSELNPAGLPKQ
- a CDS encoding LLM class flavin-dependent oxidoreductase → MSTTEKNTSEARPAGFLAIELDGAGWNGGDFATLAEAVLAAESAGFHVATFTDSPLPGRANALQRAAYAGPVTRTIALVPEVDTVYTEPFHVSTQLASLDYVSGGRAGWIATAAESPEAAAAVGRSSVSGTALAQEAAASIEVSRRLWDSWEDDAVIRDVATGRYIDVDKLHYVDFETPADFPGGYSVKGPSIIPRPLQGQPPVLAASSLVGHGQVLANDVDAVLVTAPTPELLAAEVRDVRSRLGASVAIIAELDVVLDARGQAAAERVATSERGRAQYAGTAAGLTDLLESLLAEADGVRLHPASLALELDELSRLVLPELRRRGALRPPVQDGTFRDLLGLTRPASRHADSAAAAAAGN
- a CDS encoding transporter substrate-binding domain-containing protein encodes the protein MAFPTGPSSRPRRTRLLAALPAVVLLAAAGLSACADPGATAAGTSIGGAQTTAARNGVVYNTSPDQQRLRAEKDAALAAKVPELIGKDGKLTVATTAGSIPLSFHATDDKTPIGSELDIAQLVADKLGLELDVQVTSWENWPLKTQSGDFEAVFSNVGVNKDRVKLFDFASYRAAFMGFEAKKSASYDIKGADDISGLKVSVGSGTNQEKILLAWNKELESKGKAPATLQYYSSDADTILALSSGRTDLNIAPYPSTVYRENTRDDLKVVGKINAGWPSETLVAATTLRGNGLAPVITEALNAAIKDGSYAEVLERWGLSEEALPDSKTITEENFAATQAAPTKNEKSR
- a CDS encoding LLM class flavin-dependent oxidoreductase; the encoded protein is MPHPTRPLRKLGFLTIGLFDPADPASGHESTLQIIERGEQLGFDSAWLRHRHLQFGISSPIAVMAAASQRTSRIELGTAVTPLGWENPLRLAEDLATVDLLAGGRINPGLSVGEPMHYDTVKHELYPDTSELEDFSYARVERLARLVAGERVRNFSGRQGVVEEFSNRVEPHSPGLRDRLWYGAGSWKSAVWAGANGFNLLSSSVIFPEADQEPDFALVQQSQIRAFREAAATSAQAQGPARVSQGLVVIPTDSASPGQREKYQRYVEERTPRTRAPQGPKGMMFAPDLIGTSDQIAEQLYAHAGFQEVDEVAFALPFSFDHEDYLQILTDIAGRLGPALGWAPAEVRQDSP
- a CDS encoding amino acid ABC transporter ATP-binding protein, with translation MSTATTTAEAPATTAATRGLVEITKVHKSFGANEVLKGVSVTVEPGGVAVIVGPSGSGKSTLLRTINHLEKVDSGHIAIDGKLVGYEVRGRKLHELREKEILRQRTDIGMVFQNFNLFPHLTALENVAEAPVVALQPGKGRRTKEEARRRGLELLDRVGLKDRAGAYPRQLSGGQQQRVAIARALALDPKILLFDEPTSALDPELVNEVLDVIRELATSGTTLIIVTHEMGFARDVADTVVFMDQGQIVEQGTPEQIFTNPQEPRTRSFLSKVLEPAFNI
- a CDS encoding amino acid ABC transporter permease, which codes for MSSAATTAAQSTQSATAQTAQTAHPAAGLAPDATAAAAAFGSAGVPPEDGTARVATDYSAYRVVAAKHPRRWVGTAVVALGVLAVAWSLATNPRWEWGVVAQWFTAQSVINGLIETLKLTAISGILGFVLGFILALMRLSASPLLVSVSWTFSWIFRSTPLLVQMLLWYNLGYLYEKIILGIPFTDVRFFEVQTTTLISQFAAAVLGLTLNQAAYSAEIIRGGILSVDQGQLEAAAALGIPAWRRSTRIVLPQAMRAILPTAFNEIIGLVKGTSIVYVLAYSELFYTVQVIYNRTQQVLPLLLVATLWYVVITSVLSVFQYYIERHYSKGAVRNLPLTPLQKARKFFAAHAVVNNAGNAR